A section of the Babesia microti strain RI chromosome I, complete genome genome encodes:
- a CDS encoding NOC4, UTP19, U3 small nucleolar RNA-associated protein 19 (overlaps_old_locusTagID:BBM_I03270), which translates to MVECMSDVCQSDGLYSSNPIDFSNNPLANEITAEIDRLYIAKFKSKVVYTFHKLLQSDSYAKCYDDDSDNLRFQTNKLIDKLLKEFFSASYGFQTWIILQLIRMAKQEDLILPSDPPGDIVKVLSHIILFYSIPNEVLELTIEAISNMDSKYLIAIVRNIRLYLKDKRDLWIDCNISFSNVYHQILAIMMKLPLPTLKSKRFREKSASINDMDVSDRKKVIIYRKVYQDCWVLIFQRSDRIDLSQDMIKMILKHLPEAVLPYLTNPFVIADTLLSSFYIIDDVECNVLSLISLFYIATSGNISVEESNLYEAKGFYSRLYDVTTKLLHVECMANGFHGKILQLIRECVSSGMIPGIYAIKFVKKLVQLACLAPSHLAISLLALAYSLFHRHIDSCRPLVHTQPHIAKLVQLRYNDTEKGESIDSPFSNNYSVTHVIPNDLCECLITDGLDDFKPIPCLWELDLLSRHVDKNVATLAESFVVDKLPKKLFNPFLFCDPLFSLRKALMTEINTLDMGVKIGKGGKGGKFDRGVKRVNKRRSMYIKRVGEVGKISNFS; encoded by the coding sequence ATGGTGGAATGTATGAGCGATGTATGTCAATCTGACGGGTTGTATTCATCAAATCCAATTGATTTTTCGAATAATCCACTAGCAAATGAAATTACAGCTGAAATTGACAGATTATATATCGCAAAGTTTAAAAGTAAAGTGGTTTATACttttcataaattattacaatcaGACAGTTACGCTAAATGTTACGATGATGatagtgataatttgcGGTTTCAGACTAACAAGttgattgataaattactaAAGGAATTTTTTTCGGCCAGTTATGGCTTTCAAACTTGGATAATCCTACAATTGATACGGATGGCCAAGCAGGAAGATCTTATTTTACCATCAGATCCTCCCGGGGATATTGTTAAAGTCTTATCgcatattatattattttatagcATTCCAAATGAAGTACTTGAATTGACAATTGAGGCGATCAGTAACATGGATTCAAAGTATTTAATAGCTATAGTACGAAATATCCGGTTGTATCTCAAGGATAAACGAGATTTATGGATTGattgtaatatttcattttcgAACGTTTACCACCAAATACTTGCAATAATGATGAAACTACCCCTACCAACCCTTAAATCCAAGAGATTTCGTGAGAAATCGGCTAGTATAAATGATATGGATGTTAGTGATAGGAAGaaagtaattatttacagAAAAGTTTACCAGGATTGTTGGGTTCTTATATTCCAGCGATCAGACCGAATTGATTTATCACAAGACATGATTAAAATGATACTCAAACATTTGCCTGAAGCAGTATTGCCCTATTTAACCAACCCATTCGTTATTGCAGATACACTACTTTCAtcattttatatcattGATGATGTTGAATGTAATGTGTTGTCACTAATTTCACTTTTCTATATTGCAACTAGTGGGAATATTTCTGTGGAGGAGAGTAATTTATATGAGGCAAAGGGGTTCTACTCCAGGTTATATGATGTAACAACAAAACTACTGCATGTTGAGTGTATGGCTAATGGGTTTCATGGGAAAATACTACAATTAATAAGGGAATGTGTGTCAAGTGGGATGATTCCCGGAATCTAtgcgataaaatttgtgaagAAATTAGTCCAACTTGCTTGTTTGGCACCTTCCCACCTCGCAATATCGCTCCTCGCTCTTGCGTATTCTCTTTTCCACCGACACATTGACAGTTGCAGACCACTTGTCCATACCCAACCACACATAGCTAAATTGGTACAGCTTCGCTATAATGATACGGAAAAGGGAGAATCGATAGATTCCCCCTTTTCAAATAACTACAGCGTCACCCATGTAATACCAAATGATCTTTGTGAGTGCCTGATAACTGATGGGTTGGATGACTTTAAACCCATACCTTGTCTCTGGGAACTAGATCTTTTGTCTCGACATGTAGATAAGAATGTAGCAACATTGGCCGAGAGTTTTGTGGTGGATAAGTTGCCAAAAAAGCTCTTCAATCCGTTCCTTTTTTGTGACCCCCTGTTCTCGTTGAGAAAGGCACTCATGACTGAGATAAACACCCTTGACATGGGAGTAAAGATCGGTAAAGGTGGTAAGGgtggtaaatttgatagGGGGGTTAAGAGGGTCAACAAAAGGAGGAGTATGTATATCAAGAGGGTTGGTGAAGTTGGTAAAATCAGTAATTTTAGCTGA
- a CDS encoding hypothetical protein (overlaps_old_locusTagID:BBM_I03275), with protein sequence MPKSNLWKPLLITLSSFLYGLFLITLGLIELFNRKISPLFTVTTLWFGFLSILAAAGAQIGLFSKDYLTITSSVVLITLENLFIFITSIISLFDVIYNYRFYMRHRAHYVFVALEKYRWFGILVFAIISFLSLSCILYMWTFYETMEDEDVATLLGHPFNMTSDFWHYPTARSAVSKLFTPRKPMRQSSCNFPTTHSVDRVDNISSPLEAV encoded by the coding sequence ATGCCTAAGTCTAACCTATGGAAGCCATTGCTCATAACGTTGAGTTCATTCTTATATGGCTTATTTCTTATCACTCTTGGCCTGATTGAACTATTCAACCGCAAAATAAGCCCATTGTTCACTGTCACAACTCTTTGGTTCGGCTTCCTATCCATTCTCGCAGCCGCTGGTGCGCAAATAGGCCTGTTTTCCAAGGACTACCTAACCATCACAAGTTCTGTCGTACTTATCACGCTGGAGAATCTGttcatattcattaccTCCATCATATCACTGTTCGACGTAATCTACAACTATCGCTTTTACATGAGACACAGAGCACACTATGTATTTGTTGCACTTGAAAAGTACAGGTGGTTTGGCATTTTAGTATTTGCGATCATATCCTTCTTATCATTATCctgtattttgtatatgtGGACTTTCTATGAAACGATGGAGGATGAAGATGTTGCTACGTTACTGGGCCACCCCTTCAACATGACGTCGGATTTTTGGCATTATCCCACGGCAAGATCCGCAGTTTCCAAGCTGTTTACACCCAGGAAGCCTATGCGCCAGTCATCCTGCAATTTTCCTACAACTCACAGTGTGGATAGGgttgataatatatccaGCCCCTTGGAAGCCGTATAA